The genomic stretch TCTACTGTATCTTTCTGTGAGAATCTTGTTTTTGTTAGTTTCAAAGTCATCATCAATGTCAAGTGCCAACATATCAACTCTAGGAGTAAGTACCTCAAATGCTGACTTTTCGTCAAACTCTAGGGCTGACTGTACCATTTCACTTTCTTCTTCTTCAAGCACACCTTCATTTTCAGAATGTTCAATAATATATTTTAGTTCATCTTCTGTTACAGTAGGTGAGTCGTTTCTAATGTTAAGTAACTTTAATGCACCGGTTTTAATTGCAATGAAAAGAAATGATAGTGGAGTAAGTACAATCATTAAACCTTTTAGGATAATTGCAGTGTTAAGTGCAACAGCCTCACTTTTTTCTTTACCGATACATTTTGGAATAATCTCACCAAATGTAAGAACAAGTATTGTTGTAAGACCGGTTGAAATTGCAGCAGCAAAATTCTGAAAAATATTCATACAAAGTACAGTTGCCAAAGATGAACAACCAAGGTTCACAACATTATTGCCAATTAATATTGTGGTTAGTGCTTTGTCAAAATTTTCTGTGATAAAGAGAGCATTCTTTGCTTTCTTGTTACCTTTGCTTTCCTCATTCTTTAGCCTTGCTGTACTAACACAAGAGAAAGCAGTTTCTATACAGGAAAAGAAACTAGAGCATAGGATAAGTAGCCCTATGACAATTCCTAATATTACATTACTATTCAATTATTTCCTCCCAAAAATATTATTATTCTAATTATAGCACATTATATACAATTTTCAATCATTAATTTAAGGATAAAATGGGAAAAATATTCTTGAAATAAACATATATATAATGATATAATTATATGGAGTTTGTACATTATATCTGAACTTTGGCAAAAACTAATGCTGAGGTGTATATAATGAATAATGTAGATAACTTTAATTTAAAATCTAATCAAGAAAATGACGAACAAAATGATGAGGCGTCACTATCTGCTGAAAATGCAGAGGGTATCAAGAACATCGGTTCAGTTTTAACAGGTAGGGAAGATACCTTAATTCATTGTCTGACAATAATCGGACAGATTGAGGGACATTATATTCTTCCAAGTCAGAACAAAACAACTAAGTATGAGCATATTATTCCTTTGCTGGTTTCGGTAGAGGAAGACCCAAATGTTAAGGGACTTTTGATTTTGCTTAATACAGTCGGTGGCGATGTAGAGGCAGGACTTGCAATTGCTGAGGTTATTGCCGGTATGAAGAAACCAACAGTTTCTATTGTACTTGGTGGTGGTCATTCAATCGGTATACCACTTGCAGTATCGGCAAAGAAAAGCTTTATTGCAAAAAGTGCCACAATGACTGCACATCCTGTAAGGACAAACGGTCTTACTGTTGGTGTGCCACAGAGTTTTGAGTATTTTCAGAGAATGCAAGAAAGAATAAATACATTCGTCAGCGACAATTCCAACATTTCAAAGGAAAAGTACAGTAGCCTTGTACTGAATACCGGAGAACTTGTTACGGATATTGGAACAATTCTTGATTCAGAGAAAGCCGTAAAATGTGGCTTAATTGATTCGGTAGGCACATTAAGTGAGGCAATTTCTTCACTTTATGATATGATAAACAACCAAAAATAACTGCTTCGGCAGTTACATAAGGAGAGAGAATTATGGATTATATCTATTCAATCGTTATGGGTATTGTTCAAGGTTTAACAGAATTTTTACCTGTATCATCATCCGGACATTTAACACTTGTACAACATATCTTTGGTGTTGACGGAGAAAGCAACTTCTTCTTTAACATTATGCTTCATGTTGGTACACTATTTGCAGTTTGTGTTTTCTATTACAAATTGCTTTGGAGTTTGATAAAGTCATTCTTCGGTTTAATCAAAAAGATTTTCACAGGTAAGTTTAGTTGGAAAAACAGAACTGATGATGAAAATATGATTTTTATGCTTATTATCGGTTTACTTCCACTGTTCCTACTATTTGTTCCTGTACCGGGTACAGATATGGTATTTAAGGATGTTTCGGAAATGTTCTCAGGTAATAAGTACCTAATTTATGTTGCAAGTTTCTTAGTTATCACTTCAATTTTACTTTGGATTGGTATTGCTTGTAATAAGCGTACTTGTACTCATGCAATTCATTCAAGAAAAGATTTAGAAAATGAAGACGGTAGAAAGAACTACAATGTTCTTGATGCAATTTGTGTTGGTGTAATGCAGGTATTTGCTACACTACCGGGTATCTCTCGTTCAGGTTCAACTCTTGCAGTTGGCGAAATGCGTGGTATCAACAAGCAAAAGGCTATTGACTATACATTTATCCTAGGTATTCCAACAATTTTAGCGTCAGCAGTTTTTGAACTAAAAGATGCTCTAGGTTCAAATGTATCACCTACTGCTGAACTTGGTGTTGCTCCACTTATTATCGGTATGGTAGTTTCTGCAGTTGTAGGTTACTTAGCAATTTTGATTTTTAAATGGTTCTTAAAGACAGACAAGATGTACATATTCGCAATTTATACTGCAGTAATCGGTATTGTGGGTATTATTATTGCACTAATTGAGATGAATTGTGGTTTCAATATTTTCTCACACACTCCACTATAGTAAAAGAAGGTTAATTAATGGCGACAAAAAATACAGATAAGAAGTCAACTAAACAAACTAAGGGAAAAACCCCTACCAAAAAGACTTCTAATTCCGGTAAAGGAAAAGTAAATAATAAAAGCAAAAGCCAGAAGTCTTCCTCTGTGAAAGAAAAGAAACCTGCAAATTACAGAGTAAGAGCAATTATTTTACTTGCCCTAGCTGTTCTGTCTTTTTGTTTGTTATTTATCAAAGGTAACTTTGTTTGGAGTTTTATCAGTAACTCTATTTACGGTATCTTTGGAGGTTCGGCAGTTTTAATTTCTGTTTCATTATTATATATAGCAGTTATGACTGCTAAAGAAAAGGAAGTACATAGACTAAAAGCTAAGGTAGGCTTCTGTGCTTTAACAGTGTTTCTGGCTTGTACATTGTGGTACATTTTCAGTGGCTATCAAAAGGGTAATTACTTTGTAGAGCTTGGTCATGAATTTATGGCAGGTTTTAATGGTGATTCCTTTGTAAGTCGTGGTGGTGGACTTTTTGGTGCATTACTTGGCTACCCTATGAGTTACGGACTGGGTAACACTATTTCAGTTATTCTACTTGTACTTTTGATTTTAGTATTGCTACTTATTATTACAGGTGTTTCACTTCTTGATATTGCAAAGGCAGCAAGAAAGCCTATGGAAAAAGCAATGCATCAAGCTGAAATTCGTAAGCAAGAAAGAATTGAAAAGGAAAAGCAAAGAGAACTTGAGAAGCCTTATGAAGAAGAAAGCCTTGTACCTACTTATAACGGTCCGATAGATATTCCACTAGATGGACCGATTAGAAAGAAAAAGAAAGATAATTCTTCTAGTGAAAATAAAAATACAGATAATAGCGATACAAATGCTAATGCAGATACTTCTCTTGCTAAACAGAGAGATGAAACTGATAATTTAATTGACATTATCAAAAAGGCAAATCAACAGATTGAAAATGACAACCCATCAACTTTAGATGCTATTAAAGAGAATGTTCGCAAAGAAAAAACTCAAGCACTTAAAGATGCAGCAAAACTTGCTAACCAATCTGTTGATACTGCTGAAATTGAAGATGAAACAAAAGCACTTGATGAACAAATTAAGGCAACCGGTAACGAAAAACATAGCAACTATGAGTTCCCACCAATTCAGCTATTAAAACTTGCCGAAAACAAAAGTGCATCTAATATTAGAAATGAAATGCAAGAAAAAGCCGAAAAACTTGTTTCAACTCTAGATTCATTTGGTGTTAAGGTTAAGATTACAAATATTTGCAGAGGTCCATCAGTTACTCGATATGAACTTCAACCTGCTCCAGGTGTTAAGATTAGTAAAATCACTAACCTTGCAGATGATATTGCCCTTAACCTTGCAGCTAACGGTGTAAGAATTGAAGCACCTATTCCGGGTAAAGCTGCTGTAGGTATTGAAGTACCTAACAAGGTAGTATCAATGGTTTCTATGCGTGAACTGATTGATAGTGAAGAATTTAGAAATGCTAAGAGTAAATTAACTTGTGTACTTGGTAGAGATATTAGTGGTGAGATTGTTACAACTGACCTTGCAAAAATGCCTCATCTACTTATTGCCGGTACAACAGGTTCAGGTAAATCTGTTTGTGTTAACTCACTGCTAATGAGTATCCTTTACAGAGCAACCCCTGATGAAGTTAAGTTCCTACTTATTGACCCTAAGATGGTTGAATTTTCTAAATATAAAGGTATTCCTCATTTGCTTATTCCTGTAGTTTCTGATGCTAAGAAAGCAGCAGCAGCACTTAACTGGGCAGTAAGCGAAATGCTACAGAGATACCAACTGTTTTCTGAATATGATTGTAAGGATATTAATTCTTACAATGACTTAATTGAAAGTAACTTGCAGTTTATTGCAGAACAAGATGTACCTGAAGGTGAAGAACCTGAGGTTATGGAAATTAACGGACTACCTGTTAGAACAGAAAAAATGTTCCGTTGTGTTATTGCTATTGATGAACTTGCTGACCTTATGATGGCAGCACCTTCAGAAGTAGAAGAAAGCATTTGCCGTCTTGCACAGATGGCTAGAGCAGCTGGTATGCACCTTGTTATTGCAACACAGAGACCATCTGTAAATGTTATTACCGGTGTTATCAAGGCTAACATTCCATCAAGAATTTCACTAAAGGTTTCTTCAAATATTGACTCAAGAACAATTCTTGACTTTGGTGGTGCTGAAAAACTAATCGGTAAAGGTGATATGCTATATTCTCCTGTTGGTGCACCAAAGCCAATTCGTGTTCAAGGTTGTTTTGCCAGTGACCAAGAAATTGAAGGTGTTACAAGATATATCAAGAATCACCACCGTTCTCAGTACAACGAAGAAGTTGAAGCAAGAATCAAGAAGATTACAGTTGAGGGAATGGAAGCTGACAATAAGGGTGGCAACGGTGACTTGGATCTTGATGAAAAGATAGAAGAAGCTATTAAGATTGTTATTGATGCAGGACAAGCATCAACAAGCCTTGTACAAAGAAGACTAAAGGTTGGTTATGCAAGAGCAGGACGAATGATTGACGAAATGGAAAGTCTGGGCATTGTAGGACCACACCAAGGCAGTAAGCCAAGAGAAGTTTTAATGACTTATCAAGATTGGCTTGAAAGAAAAAATAATTTAGGAAAAGAAAGTGAAGAAAAAACTTCACAGGAGTAAGAGTTATGGCATTTCTTCCGATTACAGTAGAAGAAGTTGAAGAAAGAGGATGGGACGAAATTGACTTTGTCTTTGTAACAGGTGACAGTTATGTTGACCATCCATCTTTCGGTGTGTCTATTATTTCAAGAGTTTTAGAGGCTAAAGGTTATAGGGTTGCAATTCTTTCACAACCTAATTGGAAAGATGAAAGAAACTTCAATCCATTCGGTAAGCCAAAGCTAGGTTTCTTTGTTACTTCCGGTAACATTGACTCAATGGTAGCACACTATACAGTAAATAAGAAAAAGCGTTCTGATGATGCCTATACTGCAGGTGGTAAATCAGGTAAAAGACCTGATAGAGCAGTAATTGTGTATAGTAGAATTCTCAGAAAGCTATATCCTGATTCACCTATTATTCTTGGTGGACTGGAGGCATCACTTAGAAGATTTGCCCATTATGACTATTGGGATGATTCTGTAAGACAGTCAATTCTATTTGACAGCCAAGCAGATATTTTGACCTATGGTATGGGTGAAAATCAAACAATTGAAATTGCAAAAAGACTTGCACAAGGTAAGTCAGTTAAGCAGTTAAGAGACATTAAGGGTATTTGTTACTATGTACCTACAAGTGAATATAAGCCTGGTCCTGTAGTTGATTTGCCAAGCTATGAAAGAGTTTGTGAAAGCAAAAAGGACTATGCCATTGCTGCTAGGAAAGAACTTGAAGAGGCTGATGCAGTAAGAGGCAGAACAGTTATTCAGCGACATGGTAAGTATATTCTTGTACAAAACCCACCAATGCCACCACTTACAACAGAAGAACTTGATTGGGTGTATTCTTTACCATACGAAAAGTATTATCATCCTAGTTATGAGGCACTTGGTGGTGTACCTGGAATTAAGGAAGTTGAATTTTCAATTACCCACAACAGAGGTTGTTTTGGTGCTTGTAATTTTTGTTCAATTGCATTCCATCAAGGCAGAGCGATTACTGTCAGAAGTAAAGAAAGTGTACTTGATGAGGCAAGAAGATTAGTTGATAATCCAAGATTTAAAGGATACATTCACGATGTAGGTGGACCAACTGCTAACTTTAGATTGCCTTCTTGTACTTTCCAAAAAGAACATGGTATGTGTAAGAACAAAAAGTGTCTTGCACCAAAGCCTTGCAGAAATCTTCAAGTTAATCACGAAGAATATATTGATATTCTACGAGAAATGAGAGCAATTAAGGGTATCAAAAAGGTGTTTATCCGTTCAGGTATTCGTTTTGATTACCTTATGGAGGATGAAAGTAAAGAGTTTTTCCATGAACTTGTTAAGTACCATGTTAGTGGTCAGTTAAAGGTTGCACCTGAACATTGTTCAGCAGCAGTCCTTGATAAAATGGGTAAGCCTCATATTGAAACTTACAAGAGATTTCAGGATGAATTCTATAAATTTACAAAACAAGTTGGTAAGGAACAGTACCTTGTACCATACCTAATGAGTTCACATCCCGGTTCAACTCTAAAGGATGCAGTAGAACTTGCATTGTTCCTAAAGAAAGAACATATTAGACCTGAACAGGTACAGGACTTTTACCCAACACCGGGTACAATCAGTACTGCAATGTTCTATACAGAACTTGACCCATATACACTAGAACCTGTATATGTGCCAAAGACTATGAAAGAAAAGCATATGCAGAGAGCATTGCTACAATACTTTAACCCTAAGAATAAGGAAATTGTTGTAGAGGCACTTAGAAAAGCCGGTAGAACCGATTTAATCGGTAATGGCAAGAACTGTCTTGTATCTATGCCACAAAATATGAGAACTCAAAAGAATTCTCAGGGCAAACAAAATAACCGTAACAAAAATAAAAACAAAAACAGAAATGTAAACAGAAACAGACACCACAACAATCACAACAGAAGTGGCAGAAGATAATTCTTTACAAAATCAAATGTTTTTGTTATACTCTATATAATATATAATTAAATGAATGAGAGGAAACTAGAAATGGGCGTATATGAAGAACTAGTTGCAAGAGGATTAATTGCACAGGTTACAGATGAAAAAGAAATTAGAGAACTTGTAAACAGTGGTAAAGCTGTATTCTATATTGGTTTTGACCCAACTGCCGATAGCCTACATGTAGGTCACTTTATGGCACTATGCCTAATGAAAAGACTACAGATGGCAGGTAATAAGCCTATTGCCCTAATCGGTGGTGGTACTGCAATGGTTGGTGACCCATCAGGCAGAACTGATATGCGTCAGATGATGACACCTGAAACTATTCAGCACAATGTTGATTGTTTCAAGAAGCAGATGAGCAGATTTATTGACTTTTCTGATGACAAGGCTCTAATGGTAAACAATGCAGATTGGCTAATGGACCTTAACTATGTTGATGTACTTAGAGATGTAGGTGCACACTTTAGTGTTAACAGAATGCTAACTGCTGAATGTTACAAGCAGAGAATGGAAAAAGGTCTATCTTTCCTTGAATTTAACTATATGATTATGCAGTCTTATGACTTCTATGCACTATATAAGAAGTATGGTTGTAATATGCAGTTCGGTGGTGATGACCAGTGGTCTAATATGCTAGGTGGTACTGAACTTATCAGAAGAAAACTTGGCAAGGACGCATATGCAATGACTATTAACCTACTTCTAAACTCAGAAGGTAAGAAGATGGGTAAGACACAGTCAGGTGCAGTTTGGCTTTCTGCTGAAAAGACTTCACCATACGATTTCTACCAGTATTGGAGAAATGTTGATGATAGTGATGTTATTAAGTGTCTAAAGATGTTAACATTCCTTTCATTAGAAGAAATTGCTGAATTAGAAAAGCTAGAAGGTGCTGAAATCAACAAGGCTAAGGAAGTTCTTGCATTTGAACTAACAAAACTTGTTCACGGTGAAGAAGAAGCTACTAAGGCTCAGAATACTGCAAGAACAGTATTTGCCGGTGGTGGTAAAGATGCCAATATGCCATCAACAGACCTAACTAAGGATGAACTAGGTGAGGGTATTCAGATTCTTGACCTACTAGTTAAGTGTGGTCTTATCTCAAGTAAGGGTGAAGGCAGAAGACTTATCACTCAGAACGGTATCTCTGTAAATGATGCTAAAGTAACTGACATTTTCCTAGAAATTAAGGAAGATGACTTTACAGATAATGAACTTGTTATCAAAAAGGGTAAGAAAGTCCACCATAAGGTTAACCTAGTTTAATCAATTAATAAATGATTTTGTGACATAGATTTATTTGTCAAAATGATATAAAGTGGCTCAAGCCATCTAGGCAAACAGTTCACCTAAAAAAATAATCAAAGTAACCACTTACATTAGTAGGTGGTTATTTCATTTTATATTGTAATTTTATTTTCAATTTTCCTTGCAATTTGTTTAAACAAATTTGGGTTTGTGGGGTTATTAAAATATAAAAAGTGTAAACGATATTCTTGTATAAACTGTAAACTATGAGATTGTATAATTCATAATATAACAATATTTTGTAGCAAAAGCAATGCCATTTTTTATATCATATTATGGCTTACAGTTGTAGGGGCGAACACCGTTCGCCCGTTAAAAAGTGTGATACCTATGAGATTATTGTCCTGTTTGCAGACAATAAATTTATAATATCAGCATAGGGCATAATACCTTTATTTAGGATAGTTTGTAACGGTCCAACAATGTTGGACCCTACAACTGTAACTCATAATTCTTGTTACATTTAATAGTGAGAAATAAAGGAAAGTTTCAGATAATATGGAATTGTAAATGAATTTACAATTCCAACCACTCCTTTCGTCACCATTCGGTGACACTTCCCTCAGCGAGGGAAGCTACAAAGTCATTACAATTTCTTGATTGTGTACAAGCTTGTAAATTTGTACATATTATGTTTGGCTCCCTCAGACGAGGGAGCTGTCGATTGTAAATTGACGGTACGGCAATTTACCTTTTATAAATCGACTGAAGGAGGGATAAAACTATAAATTAGATGAATTAATCGGCTACTATCTAATTAACTTATATTACATAAACAACTCTACAAACCCTAATTTATCCTTCTAACCTTTACCCACAGACAAAATTGAAAAACCCTAATTTGTACTACATATTAATATTAAGGACAAAATCAAAACA from Ruminococcus bovis encodes the following:
- a CDS encoding hemolysin family protein — encoded protein: MNSNVILGIVIGLLILCSSFFSCIETAFSCVSTARLKNEESKGNKKAKNALFITENFDKALTTILIGNNVVNLGCSSLATVLCMNIFQNFAAAISTGLTTILVLTFGEIIPKCIGKEKSEAVALNTAIILKGLMIVLTPLSFLFIAIKTGALKLLNIRNDSPTVTEDELKYIIEHSENEGVLEEEESEMVQSALEFDEKSAFEVLTPRVDMLALDIDDDFETNKNKILTERYSRVPVYKENLDNILGILYTRDYLEELIDGKTPDIKLLINDAFFTYKSRKLSALMNDLRKNQVNMAIVTDEYGGTLGIVTMEDLIEEIVGEIYDEDEDIEKEYTKLRENCYFVSGDLEFDQLLELTDREDFDNDTESHTVGGFIFEHMGRIPKEGDKFEIDGLSFEVYKVEERRIISAIVKVDPSKVKKEEE
- a CDS encoding ClpP family protease produces the protein MNNVDNFNLKSNQENDEQNDEASLSAENAEGIKNIGSVLTGREDTLIHCLTIIGQIEGHYILPSQNKTTKYEHIIPLLVSVEEDPNVKGLLILLNTVGGDVEAGLAIAEVIAGMKKPTVSIVLGGGHSIGIPLAVSAKKSFIAKSATMTAHPVRTNGLTVGVPQSFEYFQRMQERINTFVSDNSNISKEKYSSLVLNTGELVTDIGTILDSEKAVKCGLIDSVGTLSEAISSLYDMINNQK
- the tyrS gene encoding tyrosine--tRNA ligase — translated: MGVYEELVARGLIAQVTDEKEIRELVNSGKAVFYIGFDPTADSLHVGHFMALCLMKRLQMAGNKPIALIGGGTAMVGDPSGRTDMRQMMTPETIQHNVDCFKKQMSRFIDFSDDKALMVNNADWLMDLNYVDVLRDVGAHFSVNRMLTAECYKQRMEKGLSFLEFNYMIMQSYDFYALYKKYGCNMQFGGDDQWSNMLGGTELIRRKLGKDAYAMTINLLLNSEGKKMGKTQSGAVWLSAEKTSPYDFYQYWRNVDDSDVIKCLKMLTFLSLEEIAELEKLEGAEINKAKEVLAFELTKLVHGEEEATKAQNTARTVFAGGGKDANMPSTDLTKDELGEGIQILDLLVKCGLISSKGEGRRLITQNGISVNDAKVTDIFLEIKEDDFTDNELVIKKGKKVHHKVNLV
- a CDS encoding undecaprenyl-diphosphate phosphatase encodes the protein MDYIYSIVMGIVQGLTEFLPVSSSGHLTLVQHIFGVDGESNFFFNIMLHVGTLFAVCVFYYKLLWSLIKSFFGLIKKIFTGKFSWKNRTDDENMIFMLIIGLLPLFLLFVPVPGTDMVFKDVSEMFSGNKYLIYVASFLVITSILLWIGIACNKRTCTHAIHSRKDLENEDGRKNYNVLDAICVGVMQVFATLPGISRSGSTLAVGEMRGINKQKAIDYTFILGIPTILASAVFELKDALGSNVSPTAELGVAPLIIGMVVSAVVGYLAILIFKWFLKTDKMYIFAIYTAVIGIVGIIIALIEMNCGFNIFSHTPL
- a CDS encoding DNA translocase FtsK; the encoded protein is MATKNTDKKSTKQTKGKTPTKKTSNSGKGKVNNKSKSQKSSSVKEKKPANYRVRAIILLALAVLSFCLLFIKGNFVWSFISNSIYGIFGGSAVLISVSLLYIAVMTAKEKEVHRLKAKVGFCALTVFLACTLWYIFSGYQKGNYFVELGHEFMAGFNGDSFVSRGGGLFGALLGYPMSYGLGNTISVILLVLLILVLLLIITGVSLLDIAKAARKPMEKAMHQAEIRKQERIEKEKQRELEKPYEEESLVPTYNGPIDIPLDGPIRKKKKDNSSSENKNTDNSDTNANADTSLAKQRDETDNLIDIIKKANQQIENDNPSTLDAIKENVRKEKTQALKDAAKLANQSVDTAEIEDETKALDEQIKATGNEKHSNYEFPPIQLLKLAENKSASNIRNEMQEKAEKLVSTLDSFGVKVKITNICRGPSVTRYELQPAPGVKISKITNLADDIALNLAANGVRIEAPIPGKAAVGIEVPNKVVSMVSMRELIDSEEFRNAKSKLTCVLGRDISGEIVTTDLAKMPHLLIAGTTGSGKSVCVNSLLMSILYRATPDEVKFLLIDPKMVEFSKYKGIPHLLIPVVSDAKKAAAALNWAVSEMLQRYQLFSEYDCKDINSYNDLIESNLQFIAEQDVPEGEEPEVMEINGLPVRTEKMFRCVIAIDELADLMMAAPSEVEESICRLAQMARAAGMHLVIATQRPSVNVITGVIKANIPSRISLKVSSNIDSRTILDFGGAEKLIGKGDMLYSPVGAPKPIRVQGCFASDQEIEGVTRYIKNHHRSQYNEEVEARIKKITVEGMEADNKGGNGDLDLDEKIEEAIKIVIDAGQASTSLVQRRLKVGYARAGRMIDEMESLGIVGPHQGSKPREVLMTYQDWLERKNNLGKESEEKTSQE
- a CDS encoding YgiQ family radical SAM protein, which produces MAFLPITVEEVEERGWDEIDFVFVTGDSYVDHPSFGVSIISRVLEAKGYRVAILSQPNWKDERNFNPFGKPKLGFFVTSGNIDSMVAHYTVNKKKRSDDAYTAGGKSGKRPDRAVIVYSRILRKLYPDSPIILGGLEASLRRFAHYDYWDDSVRQSILFDSQADILTYGMGENQTIEIAKRLAQGKSVKQLRDIKGICYYVPTSEYKPGPVVDLPSYERVCESKKDYAIAARKELEEADAVRGRTVIQRHGKYILVQNPPMPPLTTEELDWVYSLPYEKYYHPSYEALGGVPGIKEVEFSITHNRGCFGACNFCSIAFHQGRAITVRSKESVLDEARRLVDNPRFKGYIHDVGGPTANFRLPSCTFQKEHGMCKNKKCLAPKPCRNLQVNHEEYIDILREMRAIKGIKKVFIRSGIRFDYLMEDESKEFFHELVKYHVSGQLKVAPEHCSAAVLDKMGKPHIETYKRFQDEFYKFTKQVGKEQYLVPYLMSSHPGSTLKDAVELALFLKKEHIRPEQVQDFYPTPGTISTAMFYTELDPYTLEPVYVPKTMKEKHMQRALLQYFNPKNKEIVVEALRKAGRTDLIGNGKNCLVSMPQNMRTQKNSQGKQNNRNKNKNKNRNVNRNRHHNNHNRSGRR